The Diorhabda carinulata isolate Delta chromosome 4, icDioCari1.1, whole genome shotgun sequence genomic interval TTAAAAATAATCCACGATTGCAAATGTAATAGGACAATCTGTAcattaaataatagtaattaataggtatttacacatttcttattagAGTGAAGAATAGATATAATAGGACAATCTATATATGGCATAATAGGATGATAGGACATTTCTACTTTTAcgtaaatgtaaaaatatactGGGTGCTGATTTAAACCAGTTTAAAAATTGtctaaattttcgaaaattcctTTCGAAGATTTCATAGGAAAAAGAATTGTAATGGGACAACCTGCACGTGGGGTAATAGACACTACTAGGTACTGAAATATGTACTGTATAAGTAAGggaaaaatatactttaaaagGGATTTAAGAagtcaaaaatcaaatatttctttaatttcttattattaaatcaaatatttcgataataaCTAATTTCGTAGAAGAAATATGTGTAttaggacaccctgtataaaatataataggGATTACTGGATAATACGACATTTCTAGTTattcagaaaatgaaaaaaatatactgaGTGTTGCTGTAAATCGAAATAACGATGtatgaaagtgaaaaaatcTCATAAAAGATTTCTTTAAGTTATAAATATGAATGGTCAAACTGTACATGAAATTATAGTGATTACGAGATATTACAACATTTCTAATtcgagaaaatgaaaaaatatactgGGTGTTGCtttaaattgtattgaaaatggTACAAATTTCTGAAAACTCCATCGaagttttcatgaaaataataaatgcaATAGGACAATctgtaaaagaaataataatttcgttCAGGAACTGAAACAATTCTAGTCACTGGAGGAAGGCAAAAATATACTGGGTCTTAatttaaaacagatttaaaaagtttaaaattaaaaaaatcgataaaaattaatttcataaaggATTAAATGTATTAGGACAACCTGTATAAGGAGCAATAGTgattgatagaaaataaaacatttctaattattaaGGGAATGAGAAAATATACTAGGAGTTGCTTTAAATCGAACTAACAATGTCCGAAACTGAGAAAAACTCATCAAATATGTGTGAGAGTGAATATATACTATGGGACAAACTGTacatgaaataatatttatgactaTGTACTAAAACAATTCTAGTCGCTGGAGGAAGACAAAAATATACTGGGTCTTAATATAAAACAGATTTAAAAagtctaaaattaaaaaaatcgataaaaattaatttcataaaggATTAAATATAATATGGACAACGTGTATAAAGAATAATAGTgattgatagaaaataaaacatttctaattattaaggaaatgagaaaatataCTAGGAGTTGCTTTAAATCGAACTAACAATGTCCGAAACTGAGAAAAACTCATCAAATATGTGTGAGAGTGAATATATACTATGGGACAAACTGTacatgaaataatatttatgactaTGTACTAAAACAATTCTAGTCGCTGGAGGAAGACAAAAATATACTGGGTCTTAATATAAAACAGATTTAAAAagtctaaaattaaaaaaatcgataaaaattaatttcataaaggATTAAATATAATATGGACAACGTGTATAAAGAATAATAGTgattgatagaaaataaaacatttctaattattaaggaaatgagaaaatataCTAGGAGTTGCTTTAAATCGAACTAACAATGTCCGAAACTGAGAAAAACTCATCAAATATGTGTGAGAGTGAATATATACTATGGGACAAACTGTacatgaaataatatttatgactaTGTACTAAAACAATTCTAGTCACtggatgaagaaaaaaatatactggagcttgaatcaaaacaaatttaacaagtctaaaaatgaaaaaatcgagCAAACCTATTTTCATCAAAGAATATAATGGGACAACCGATATATAAAATAGTAGTGTATTAGATAATTGAAGAAGTGGAAAAATATACTGGATGTTGATGTAAACacgtatttctaaaaatatgtttaattcaaatttggaataaatttaatgaattatataataaaaaaaatgaagcttcGCTTAGAATAAATATGCACGTTTTCTGTTTGGTTACTGTATAATGTGTTGCATAATCAAAGTTTGATGAACTTTGTTCCATCTGATGTTGTGATGTTAATGTGTCTGGTTTTGTAGAAATACgttaaagttttcaaatttcaaagcaaaatttATATTACTCGTtactcattatatatttttcaatagacGTCACAGAGACGGGCTGAGCTTGTACCGACTCCAAacaattttcttgataattgTAAATGCCCATaagcaatttttcatttagtgtTATCGTGGTTTATGTGATAAAATAAGACTTTTCAgttgaatatattgttgaagGAACGTACTATTTAAGAGCTTTTTACTAGTTTATCCCCAGGTGAGTTAATTTAACATATTAATTCTGCTTTAAAACTTGTTGAGGTtatgtctattttatttttgttgttaatcgCTGTCATCTACTAATAGTCACGAGTTTTcgagtataaataaattaatttttaggtttttaagATCTAGTACTGCTCCAGAATGGGTATGTGCTTTGTTCCAGACTGTAAACATTACAGTTCAAACCATTCATGAAGTTATGAAGTTTTTTTCGGTTCCCAAAAAACAAAACTGAGAGGAATAGATAGATTTCTCTCATAAGGTAAAAGAATGATAACATTCACTTTTCAAagatttatgttttaaattttttattattattattattattattattacagaaaaaagATAGATCCAAGTGAATTTGCAAAAGTGTGCGATtatcactttttaaataaagaaaaaaagaatgtgcctttatttgatttcaatattcagaagaagtttaatataaaatcacCAGAAAAAAGGTATGCATTTTGTTGCAGAAAGTCCATTAGTTtaataaaccaattttttagGAAGCGAACTGTAAAAAACGGAACTACTACCAGGATCTTCAACAGAACCATTACCGGGTCCTTCAACCAAACTACTACCAGGGTCTTCAAAATAAGATCATGAAATGACTCAAATTAAACTTGATGCTACACTACTGAGTCCATCATATTCATTTCAAGATGCTGACAACAAGGTTCAGATATGAAATTGTGAAGAACAAAGGTGCTCTTGTACTAATGTATACTGGAATTCCAACCAATGAGCTGTTCATGATTCTTTTAGAACTAATGGACAGcgttaaattaaaatattatgctCGGTGGGATGTTCAGATCGTTCCTAAAATTGATCAACTGTTTATGACCTTAATGAAGCTAATGCTTAATCTTCCACATGAAGATTTGAGTATTAGATTTAGTTGTAGTACAGCTACAGTGACCAATATTATAATGACGTGGATTTATGCTCTACATGAAgtctttttcaataatttgatgaaaactaTATCATCTAGACAATGGAATCAGGCCTGCCTCCCTATTGCTTttacgaattttaaaaattgtagaataaTTTTGGATTGCACTGAAATTTATTCAGCAGTTCCAGCAAGCATGGAAAACCAGAGATTGACCTACAGTTCTTACAAACACTGACCACATGAAAAATGTTGGTAGGTGTTGCACCAAACGGTGTAATCACCTTTGTTAGTAAGGCTTATCCAGGGTCTACatctgataaaaaaatgtaaggAGTGTAAGGTTCTAGATCTGATGGTGGCTGGAGATTTGATATTAGCAGATAAAGGTTTCTTGTTTAAGGAACTTCTCCCTGCAGGAGTATCATTAAATATACctccatttttaattaacaacaCCACAGTTTACAGAATCCCAAGTATATAAAACTCAAATTGCAAAGGCTAGAATTCATGTAGAATGGGCCATCAGGAGAATAAAGTGTTATAATATTTAGTAGCAAGTTCCATCATATTATATATcacaaatttcaattctttcaactGTGTGCAATACACAAACTTGCAATATCCCCCAATTAAAGAAGTTGAGGAGTATTATTGGTAGGATCTATACTGTAGGTTATGCTGTTTAATGTGAACTGAATTGATTAACCGTACGGAGTTGAGCCAAAGTACATAGACATATTATAATTtctggttttaaatattttttattgtagcaaTATATTTCCTTATtcgacttttttttgtaaaaagtttttatttaaaaaatgtatacttaGATTTTACTTGATTTATAAATGACTTGATctaatacaattattgttaaaagtaataataatactgtttttctaatttaataaaagcCTGTATACAACTACAATTTtcataaagtaaaaaaatacaattttatttcttgttagTAGACTACAGTCTTTACaatcttcaaataaattattaagtcACAAGCAgtgttttagtttattttacaagttttttgtatagaaaaaaaatcacttgaCTATAGTACATTCGAATACAAAATAGCATTGtacttttatattaaaaaacataatttcctGATATCCTcagcaaacaaaaatttgtatagaGTGGCTTTTCAGtctaaaataaatagtaaagaTTTTTCCAATTGTATACTCTATCTGCTAACACTGTAGAATAACCTAAAATCACATTGAAaaacatgtcaaaattttttatttaattgtctAACAACTTAGGTAAGTATTGTTCTATATAGAAATTTTCCAAGAGTAAAATGTTTTCTTTCTATGAATCGTCAAAGTCTACAATTGTCGCAACTGTTTCCTTCAAggtataaatacataaataacattatttcttttttaaaatatgtaagcTCCTTgaatttgttgataataattgtGACTTGTATTTATGGTCAAGTTACCCTCATCgtcataaaaaacaatatatttattaaaattcctcaattttttggACAACTTATCATTTCTGAAAGAATATGGGCACTTCACTTCTACAATGCCTTCTTCTTCATCAATTATTCCATCAGGGCTAGCACCAAGAAGTCCTGAATTTGTAAGCCATACTCCAGTAAGCcaaacatttaaattataaatctgTATCAAATGATCTAGAGCATCTTTTTCATGAGTTCTACCCCACTGGATTGTTTTGAAACCATCCAAATTGTATTCacctgaaaaaataatgaattgattataataaaaaatgtatgtcAAATTAAACTAAAGTGAGGAAATGCTACataaaataccatttttgaaaaatcaatctTAGAAGCTCAATAAGCAAATTATTGATAACATCTATAACTAAactatgtaataaatttatgatttattattcaCCTAAGAGTGTGTTGAACAAACTCACTGGGAATCTGTTTCTCCTGCATGCTGCAATAATAGCACCAAAGTTGCTAGCAGttaatctaaattttcttgCAAGGTACCATTTTTCATTTGACACCTGTCCAGTAGTGGTGACAGAGATTTCTTTTATTAGCTAATCATCAACAgcacatttttctttgaacacAGTCAGTTTATCTGTGGCCTTCAAAAAGTTCTTGGAAggaattatttcttcaattaccGGAAATCCATTTTCCAGCAAATTTATTGATTCCTTGTGCAATAGCCAGGTAAAACACAGTATTTCCAAAGCTGTGTAGCCCTTCCTTCAATCTGTTGATTGATGCTTCTGGTACCCTACCTTCAAGAGGTGTATAGGGCTTTGGTGGGTAAAGCTCTTCTATAGATTTCCACTGGCCCAACCTTCGGTTTAGGTAGTGCCTATTACATTAACAAATGCATATATACCTACCTATAGATACCTTGTAGCTTTTGTCTTTCATACTAGAAAATACTTCCCCTCTGATTACCTGCAAATCAGAGTCAAAGTCCATTTTCTTCACATGACTGGTCTCTAGGGCgttttcatgttttataattttgttttgtcatCTATAAAATCACTGATGCTGGAAAGTTTTAGGACATGTTTAAAATCCATTATTTTCTTAACAATAAAAGGATctgcaaaaaaacaaaaaggtactgcaaaaataaaatagacataACCTAAACAAGTTTTAAAGCAGAATTAATATGTTAAATTAACTCACctggtgaaaaaataaaaacatcttaAATAGTACGTTCcttcaacaatatattcaactgaaaacttttattttatcacataaaCCAAGAAAacactaaatgaaaaattgcttATGGGTATTCACCTTTATTAACGAAATTGTTTGGAGTCGGTATAAGCTCCGTCCGTCTCTGTAACGTCACTTAGGCTGTCTATCACTATCCTTTATCTATGCTGTCTATTTTTGCATTCGTTCCCATCCGaaaaactctaatatttccttGAGTCATAAATTACTTCTTCTTTTCTCTGTATTTGCTTATGTAACTATGAAGTTTTATGGaaactataaattttgatattttccttTCAAATTTATCTGTCAATTCAAATGTACTGCTTTTATAACCAATTCGAAACCCTATAATATTACTGTAAAGTTAATAGTACATTTTAGAAAACTTCAAATTATAGTATTGCTGTATGATCATGAAGATAAAGGCCaagatacaaaaaaagaagaaggtgCTTCTTGTTTACAAATTaggtttttaattttacataGTTTGTTAAAGGAATAGACGAAATTTAGGatgtttaattgatttttttcacttgaTCCTGTAAGTTattaatatacaatttattaacgaaaaaaaatacgaaaatataataatacgtatattattttatctattataaaaaataaataataattatggacttattaattttttattttacatagtATTCAATCACTTTCTTCACTAGATTCTTGTTCATCACTGCTCTCGTCTGTATCCACAACAGGCCTATTTGGATTAACAAatatatcatcatcatcatcattttcaacttttttctcttCCTCTTCGCTAAATTCCTTCGGCCACACATTATCGTTTTTGAAGTACTTGATATGCTGCGGCGTTAAAATTCTAACGATTTCCCCTTTCACTTTGCACCCTTCTTCTATTGGTTCTGTAATCACAAAGTCGCCCCTTTTTACCCACATATTCTTCCTAAATTTCGTAGGCATAGATGCGAGGAAAACAGACTTGTCGGCAGCCTCAACTTCGTGTAAATTGTTGCCTCTACTCTTAAGTACTTTAactatttgttgattttttgttgGGGGCGAATAATCGTCTTTGAATACTTCCAAAAGTACATGCTTCCTTTTTGTTGCTCTTGACATGGCTATAACAATAAGTCCTGCATCAATTCCACAGAGTATCAATAAGAGAGCGAATCATATAAAACTTGTTATAATCATTCCTAGGAATATACAGTTTACGAATTCGAAAATCTtacaatttttaggttaggttggattattttcaattaactatATTGTATTCAATGATGAAGCACtgtatttttagtaatttcaGCTTAAAATGATAACTATTCATACTAATTATTATgaagtttgtgaaaaaaaataataaaaaagtttgtatgtTCAATCATTCCAAAAGTAACTTTAAAATGTGTCTTAATAACtgataacaaaataaacacTCACCcgaatgtataaaaaatgttataaaaagtCAATTCTaaacaatacaaattttataaattaaccaataataaatttttaataaaaagaaaaacatgaGCAAACACCATTTGAGGTTGATTATGAAGAATCAAAGCGTATTCGATTCTTTAAACTCTCGATTTAAATCGAAAATCTAAActggaatattttattattgatataataatatataaagtaaaattttattgaatacgcttaaataaataaaaatgataataacgatagaataattattataataattaaaaaatataactggaaaattttccatattaaaaattaatcgaTTGTTGGTACTTATACGTGTGACCTCATACGTCagttaaatgtcaaatttgtcTATTTTCACTGGTGACTAATTTTAGAGGGTCGGTGGTTTAGTTCTTATTTTGTTACTATTTAAAATCGAATATGAGCTTTTTCGGAAAACTTTTCGGTGGCAAAAAAGAAGA includes:
- the LOC130892163 gene encoding probable RNA-binding protein EIF1AD, which codes for MSRATKRKHVLLEVFKDDYSPPTKNQQIVKVLKSRGNNLHEVEAADKSVFLASMPTKFRKNMWVKRGDFVITEPIEEGCKVKGEIVRILTPQHIKYFKNDNVWPKEFSEEEEKKVENDDDDDIFVNPNRPVVDTDESSDEQESSEESD